The following proteins are co-located in the Eleginops maclovinus isolate JMC-PN-2008 ecotype Puerto Natales chromosome 23, JC_Emac_rtc_rv5, whole genome shotgun sequence genome:
- the zdhhc5b gene encoding palmitoyltransferase ZDHHC5-B produces the protein MPGFSGGGVGGGVGVPASAPPRPFRPSRYVPVSAATTFLVGSTTLFFCFTCPWLSEYLSSVIPVYVAVIFLFTLANFCMATFMDPGVFPRAEEDEDKEDDFRAPLYKTVEIKGIQVRMKWCSTCRFYRPPRCSHCSVCDNCVEDFDHHCPWVNNCIGRRNYRYFFLFLISLTTHIINVFGFGLVYVLHHRHELDTPHAAVTMAVMCVAGLFFVPVAGLTGFHMVLVSRGRTTNEQVTGKFRGGVNPFTNGCIRNISHVLCSSQAPRYMGRQRSPLTMDVQPPFLRPALTEAQLEAKVLDNGIQNDRHSTRSKSSLDQIESQSADAEAPPPPPPPPKPELRYPGLPRADTEESSLLTEAPPTPSMFKYRPAFNSPGRNHTALTHPNKMIRGESLDSPSPTILQSSRQSSYRSEPSSLDGTTVVGGGVGARRGGGDRGEGPGGPGGTAGMMSGGMSGYSLTGRSYTSYPSSLVLSAGGSRSSSLRSAQTAHPLTTLQSEGTTDTSYKSLANQTPRNGSLSYDSLLTPSESPEFESAAHELSPQKPRAPFPSATVTSQPNMVSPSSPLQGYTSPFLSAQIAQQREGQLLQGSATFSSPHRAYLRAVSPPPPSSSGLSEVQHLLQHNQDSTFRAPRNPSSSSYSPRSLEPPISPPPRGLSLGKSQSYIAEAGPQHKPRPAGGGIVLGGGGAGGGQQAPQSTSRPVLANHTTSKPGSGVKKVTGVGGTTYEISV, from the exons ATGCCGGGGTTCAGtggtgggggggttgggggagGAGTAGGTGTCCCTGCTTCTGCTCCTCCCCGTCCATTTCGACCCAGCCGATATGTCCCGGTGTCTGCAGCCACCACTTTCCTCGTCGGATCCACCACCCTGTTCTTCTGCTTCAC ATGCCCATGGTTGTCAGAGTATTTGTCCTCTGTCATTCCCGTCTACGTTGCGGTGATCTTCCTCTTCACCCTCGCCAACTTCTGTATGGCCACTTTCATGGACCCTGGAGTCTTCCCCAGAG CCGAAGAGGACGAGGACAAAGAGGATGATTTCCGGGCCCCGCTCTATAAGACGGTGGAGATCAAAGGGATCCAGGTGCGCATGAAGTGGTGCTCGACCTGCCGCTTCTACCGCCCGCCGCGCTGCTCGCACTGCTCAGTCTGTGACAACTGTGTagag GATTTTGACCACCACTGTCCTTGGGTGAACAATTGCATTGGTCGGAGGAATTATCGctatttcttcctcttcctgatATCCCTTACCACCCACATCATCAACGTCTTTGGCTTTGGCTTGGTTTATGTCCTGCACCACCGCCATGAGCTGGACACGCCACACGCTGCTGTAAC TATGGCTGTAATGTGTGTGGCTGGTCTGTTTTTTGTCCCAGTCGCGGGCCTCACTGGGTTTCACATGGTGCTGGTTTCTCGCGGCAGGACCACAAATGAACAG gTGACGGGGAAGTTTCGGGGAGGCGTTAACCCTTTCACCAACGGCTGCATAAGGAATATTTCTCATGTACTCTGCAGCTCCCAGGCCCCCAG ATACATGGGCCGGCAGCGGAGCCCTCTCACGATGGATGTGCAGCCCCCGTTCCTTAGACCGGCTCTCACTGAGGCACAGCTAGAAGCCAAGGTCCTGGACAACGGCATTCAGAATGACCGACACAGTACCAGG TCCAAAAGCAGTCTAGATCAGATTGAGAGCCAGTCGGCTGATGCAGAggctccacctccacctccacctcctccaaaACCAGAGCTTCGTTACCCTGGTCTGCCCCGTGCTGACACTGAGG AGAGCAGCTTGTTGACTGAAGCTCCACCCACACCGTCAATGTTCAAGTACCGACCAGCCTTCAACAGCCCGGGAAGGAACCACACTGCACTCACACACCCCAACAAG ATGATCCGTGGGGAGAGTCTTGACTCTCCATCTCCCACCATCCTCCAGTCGAGCCGTCAGTCTAGCTACCGCTCGGAGCCGAGCAGCCTGGATGGTACCACAGTGGTTGGGGGAGGTGTAGGGGCGCGCAGAGGGGGAGGGGACAGGGGTGAGGGCCCCGGAGGCCCTGGCGGGACTGCTGGGATGATGTCAGGGGGCATGTCAGGTTACTCCCTGACTGGGCGCTCCTACACCTCCTACCCATCCTCTCTGGTTCTGTCCGCTGGCGGCTCTCGCTCCTCCAGCCTGCGCTCAGCGCAAACGGCACACCCGCTGACCACGCTCCAATCAGAGGGCACCACAGACACCAGCTACAAAAGCCTGGCCAATCAGACGCCTCGGAATGGCAGCCTGTCCTATGACAGCCTCCTGACACCATCCGAGAGCCCAGAGTTCGAGTCTGCTGCTCACGAGCTATCGCCGCAGAAGCCTCGTGCTCCGTTTCCCTCGGCAACTGTAACCAGCCAGCCCAACATGGTGTCACCCAGTAGCCCGCTGCAGGGCTACACGTCGCCCTTCCTCTCAGCTCAGATTGCACAGCAGAGGGAGGGGCAGCTGCTCCAGGGCTCTGCCACTTTCTCCTCCCCCCACAGGGCTTACCTGCGTGCTGTCAGTCcgccccctccctcctcctctgggcTTTCTGAAGTCCAGCACCTGCTCCAACATAACCAGGACTCCACTTTCCGAGCCCCTCGTAacccttcctcctcatcctaTTCCCCTCGCTCATTAGAGCCCCCTATCTCCCCGCCACCTCGCGGCCTCTCCCTCGGCAAGTCCCAGTCTTACATTGCAGAGGCAGGGCCTCAGCACAAGCCTCGGCCTGCAGGAGGAGGCATTGTGCTGGGAgggggaggagctggaggagggcAACAGGCTCCACA ATCCACCTCTCGTCCAGTCTTGGCCAATCACACCACATCCAAACCCGGCAGTGGAGTGAAGAAGGTGACGGGTGTCGGAGGGACCACTTATGAGATATCGGTTTGA
- the med19a gene encoding mediator of RNA polymerase II transcription subunit 19-A, translating into MAEMFSTMFGQNEAQGPPGSSSLGFGPGKPPPPLPQNQASMTGQMPPQLGDEGPALRKPGAMNEPFYLLRELPVGNELTGNTNLITHYNLEHAYNKFCGKKVKEKLSNFLPELPGMIDCPGTQEGSSLRSLIDKPPVCGNSFSPLTGALLTGFRLHTGPLPEQYRLMHIQPPKKKSKHKHKHHRQQDPLPQETPSDTDPKKKKKKRDDDPDRKKKKKDKKKKKNRHSPDHPGLAGSQPNSNSLR; encoded by the exons ATGGCGGAAATGTTTTCAACTATGTTCGGGCAAAATGAAGCCCAGGGACCGCCCGGCTCGTCGTCTCTGGGCTTCGGACCGGGGAAACCTCCGCCGCCTCTTCCGCAAAACCAAGCCTCCATGACGGGGCAGATGCCACCACAGCTCGGTGATGAAGGGCCTGCTCTGCGGAAGCCCGGAGCCATGAATGAACCTTTCTACTTACTGCGGGAGCTTCCTG TGGGAAACGAGTTAACGGGCAACACCAACCTCATCACACACTACAACTTGGAGCACGCATACAACAAATTCTGTGGAAAGAAAGTGAAGGAGAAGCTCAGCAACTTCCTGCCAGAGTTACCAG GTATGATCGACTGTCCGGGCACTCAGGAGGGCAGCTCGTTGCGTTCTTTGATTGATAAGCCTCCAGTGTGTGGGAACTCATTCAGCCCACTGACAGGCGCCCTGCTTACAGGCTTCAGACTACACACAGGACCG CTACCAGAACAGTACAGATTGATGCACATACAGCCTCCAAAGAAGAAGAgcaaacacaagcacaaacacCATCGACAACAGGACCCATTGCCACAAG AAACTCCATCAGACACCGAtcccaagaagaagaagaagaagagggacgACGATCCTGACcgcaagaaaaagaagaaagacaagaaaaagaagaag AACCGCCACAGTCCCGACCACCCCGGCCTCGCTGGATCACAACCCAACAGCAACAGCCTCAGATAG
- the slc43a1a gene encoding solute carrier family 43 member 1a, whose product MAPSLLQAYRRRWWMAVTAVLENLLCSAVLLGWGSLLIMLKREGFYSHLCTALNDSSVKSLGNSTDGDVDEFLYCVDQEEMLNLGFTIGSFLLSATTLPLGILMDRFGPRPIRLVGSFCFGLSCVIMAGSAYNPKVLSALIFLALSLNGFGGICLTFTSLTLPNMFGSLSSTIMSLMIGSYASSAVTFPGVKLIYDAGVSFHVIMWVWAGLAAFVFFNCFLNWPTEGFPTPDEVDYSKILTLQETPSSDQKGVAEKLSEKNGDVRHSTEKLPNGPDSDSAAKSPPFRNSVFSPIFLWSLVTMGMSQLRIIFFMGAMNKMLEFMVTHGKEHSPEELLNATEEKVSFYSSIFGTLQLLCLLTCPLIGYIMDWKMKECTDEKTVSPGTEQGQTSLPRRDRKIQKLTNAMRAFILTNLLLLAFGCCCLIDSLPLQILTFILHTMVRGFIHSCCGGLYAAVYPSNHFGTLTGLQSMISALIALLQQPLFIAMVGPLKGDPYWINLGLILFSLAGFLLPSYLYYHRRQLLRDMEASDKRVTGQEMQALNDNGANGYKPHTNGLAAAEA is encoded by the exons ATGGCGCCCTCTCTCCTGCAGGCGTACAGGAGGCGCTGGTGGATGGCGGTGACGGCGGTGCTTGAGAACCTGCTGTGTTCGGCGGTGCTGCTGGGCTGGGGCTCCCTTCTCATCATGCTGAAACGAGAAGGCTTCTACTCCCACCTCTGCACAG CATTAAATGATTCCTCGGTCAAGTCTTTGGGTAACTCCACGGACGGTGATGTGGATGAGTTTCTTTACTGCGTGGACCAAGAAGAGATGCTGAATCTGGGCTTTACCATTGGGTCCTTCTTGCTCAGTGCCACCACCCTGCCACTCGGTATCCTGATGGACAGATTTGGGCCACGCCCAATTCGCCTGGTGGGCAG TTTCTGTTTTGGCCTGTCCTGTGTTATAATGGCTGGGTCTGCCTACAATCCTAAGG TTCTGTCAGCGCTCATTTTCTTGGCTCTCTCCCTGAATGGCTTCGGAGGCATCTGTCTGACCTTCACATCCCTAACG CTGCCCAACATGTTTGGTTCCCTGAGCTCCACCATCATGTCTCTGATGATCGGGTCCTACGCCTCCTCAGCTGTCACCTTTCCTGGAGTCAAG CTGATCTACGATGCAGGTGTGTCTTTCCACGTGATCATGTGGGTTTGGGCAGGCCTTGCCGCGTTTGTCTTTTTCAACTGTTTCCTCAACTGGCCCACTGAAGGCTTCCCAACACCCGACGAAGTAGACTACAG taagATCCTCACACTGCAGGAGACGCCTTCATCAGACCAGAAGGGTGTCGCTGAGAAACTTAGCGAGAAAAATGGAGATGTACGACACTCAACAGAGAAACTCCCTAATGGACCTGACTCTGATTCTGCAGCCA AGTCTCCTCCCTTCCGAAATTCTGTGTTCTCCCCCATCTTCTTGTGGAGTCTGGTGACGATGGGGATGTCCCAATTGAGGATCATCTTCTTCATGGGGGCGATGAACAAGATGCTGGAGTTCATGGTCACCCACGGCAAAGAGCATT cACCTGAAGAGCTGCTGAATGCAACCGAAGAGAAAG tgaGTTTCTACTCGTCCATCTTCGGcacactgcagctgctgtgcCTGCTCACATGTCCTCTGATTGGATACATCATGGACTGGAAGATGAAGGAGTGCACCGATGAGAAGACCGTCTCCCCAGGCACAGAGCAGGG GCAGACCAGTTTACCCAGGAGAGACCGTAAGATCCAGAAACTGACCAACGCCATGAGGGCCTTCATTTTAAccaacctgctgctgctcgccTTCGGATGCTGCTGCCTCATAGACAGTCTGCCTCTACAG ATCCTGACCTTCATCCTCCACACGATGGTCCGAGGCTTCATCCACTCCTGCTGCGGAGGACTTTATGCTGCTGT ATACCCATCCAACCACTTCGGCACTCTGACAGGCCTTCAATCCATGATCAGCGCTTTGATCGCTCTCCTTCAGCAGCCGCTATTTATTGCCATGGTCGGACCACTTAAAGGAGATCCCTACTGG ATAAACCTCGGCCTGATCCTCTTCTCCTTGGCTGGCTTCCTGTTACCGAGTTATCTGTACTACCATCGCAGACAGCTGCTGAGGGATATGGAGGCCAGTGATAAGCGAGTGACCGGACAGGAGATGCAGGCGCTCAACGACAACGGAGCCAACGGTTACAAACCCCACACTAATGGCCTTGCTGCTGCAGAGGCTTAG
- the si:dkey-6i22.5 gene encoding polyamine-modulated factor 1, translating into MEESEASTKKETETRNNEAKGNVSANLSNPGSVNNPTEEPEARYKRLKLFDKVMQKSLEKFIELASFNRFASMFRPLYKKNPSKMESIHKQFIEELRRSIQEDISRLIEEGGLVFKLNELDKLESAAKNNTVPAWRPSGVPEQDFCSFLMPYYKKQEAYMRVELKKIQAENAALAQKVLAGRESISQTGQLVSTAVDEWKTTVTEFEWLTPSLDPAVEDW; encoded by the exons ATGGAGGAAAGCGAAGCCTCAACCAAAAAGGAGACTGAAACAAGAAATAATGAAGCCAAAGGAAACGTTTCCGCAAATCTGTCAAACCCTGGGTCAGTTAATAATCCGACTGAGGAGCCGGAAGCTCGTTACAAAAGGCTGAAGCTGTTCGACAAAGTAATGCAGAAAAGCCTGGAAAAGTTCATCGAGCTTGCCAG TTTCAACAGATTCGCCAGCATGTTTCGTCCTTTGTACAAGAAGAACCCGTCGAAGATGGAGAGCATTCACAAGCagttcattgaggagttgaGGAGAAGTATACAG GAGGACATCAGCAGATTGATTGAAGAAGGCGGCTTAGTGTTCAAACTGAATGAGCTTGACAAACTGGAGAGTGCTGCCAAGAACAATACAGTCCCCGCATG GCGGCCGAGTGGAGTTCCTGAGCAGGACTTTTGCAGCTTTTTGATGCCATACTATAAAAAGCAGGAGGCCTACATGCGAGTGGAGCTGAAAAAAATTCAAGCAGAGAATGCTGCCCTGGCACAGAAGGTCCTGGCTGGCAGAGAGAGCATTTCTCAGACTGGACAACTTGTTTCTACCGCTGTTGATGAGTGGAAG ACAACAGTCACAGAGTTTGAATGGTTGACACCTTCTCTTGACCCTGCTGTCGAGGATTGGTGA
- the tmx2a gene encoding thioredoxin-related transmembrane protein 2-A, with the protein MGLITGVFSFLYHLPQIYKWLLKPYYIASVIMTVAFMLVRKAPGLCEYLATQREDGNSCNFDWRELEILMFLSAIVMMKNRRAITLEQHIGNLFLFSKVANVILFFRLDIRLGILYLTLCVAFVMTCKPPLYMGPEYIKYFSDKTIDEELQKDSRVTWIVEFYANWSSDCQSFAPVFADLSLKYNCAGLRFGKVDIGRYGELSERYRVSTSPLAKQLPSLVLFQGGQELMRRPMVDNKARAVSWAFSEENIIREFNLNELFQKSKKPNKSRALKEEQQNDTQPEEGSDELQPETDNTEQPTESKKDQ; encoded by the exons ATGGGTCTGATCACAGGAGTGTTCTCTTTCTTGTACCACTTACCTCAGATTTACAAATGGCTGCTGAAACCGTATTATATCGCCTCGGTTATTATGACTGTCGCCTTTATGCTGGTCCGAAAGGCTCCAGGTCTGTGCGAGTACCTGGCGACCCAGCGCGAGGACGGCAACTCCTGCAACTTTGACTGG agaGAGCTGGAGATTCTTATGTTTCTCAGTGCAATAGTGATGATGAAGAACAGGAGAGCAA TCACACTGGAGCAGCACATAGGCAACTTGTTCCTGTTCAGTAAAGTGGCCAACgtcatcctcttcttcagaCTGGACATCCGGCTCGGCATCCTTTACCTCACATTGTGTGTCG CTTTCGTCATGACATGTAAGCCTCCGCTCTACATGGGTCCCGAGTACATCAAGTACTTCAGTGACAAGACCATTGAT GAAGAGCTACAGAAAGACAGCCGTGTCACCTGGATTGTTGAATTCTACGCAAATTGGTCCTCTGACTGCCAGTCTTTCGCCCCTGTCTTTGCAGACCTTTCACTCAA GTACAACTGTGCTGGACTCAGATTCGGGAAGGTGGACATCGGACGCTATGGAGAGCTTTCAGAGAG GTACAGAGTTAGTACTTCTCCCCTGGCCAAGCAGCTGCCCTCATTGGTGCTTTTTCAAGGAGGGCAGGAACTTATGAGACGTCCAATGGTGGACAACAAAGCAAGAGCTGTGTCTTGGGCCTTCAGTGAG GAGAACATAATCCGAGAGTTTAACCTGAATGAGCTCTTCCAAAAATCCAAGAAGCCTAACAAAAGTCGAGCTTTGAAGGAAGAGCAGCAGAACGACACTCAGCCAGAGGAGGGCAGCGACGAGCTCCAGCCTGAAACCGACAACACGGAGCAGCCCACAGAAAGCAAGAAAGACCAGTAA